One Leishmania major strain Friedlin complete genome, chromosome 29 DNA segment encodes these proteins:
- a CDS encoding conserved hypothetical protein (previous protein_id=AAZ09685.1): MSLLSWIIFAALYGGFLCLLRERKVPLIVMRVWYTFHLVLCVIISWLCGVALSLLGKVQLLDTVTSQSLVKCVCATTFGYWLRFNSPHIRVEHLPGSLSFSSITEQHNMCLCHSSLFDTILFLWYVPYRYVDKVKTFFKASLCNLPLFGTVIVLCGHFPVYFSSTDANSFSVDKDKQAAVAADVENWVKQGKSLCFYPEGMVNRTPEVLKDFRLGSFKTILAHKMPLYYCVTYGNHEVWPPSLKGLPGYPADVYVYIGKYQYCADKVDALALATGLREEMQKHLDEMLALREKRGYKPWWKRFAAKA; encoded by the coding sequence ATGAGTCTCCTCTCGTGGATCATCTTCGCCGCCCTCTACGGCGGTTTTCTTtgcctgctgcgcgagcgtaAGGTGCCTCTCATTGTGATGCGGGTGTGGTATACATTTCACCTGGTGCTGTGTGTGATCATAAGCTGGCTTTGCGGTGTGGCACTCAGCCTGCTGGGGAAGGTACAGCTCTTGGATACGGTAACATCGCAGTCGCTGGtgaagtgtgtgtgcgccaccaCGTTCGGGTACTGGCTGCGCTTCAACAGTCCGCACATCCGTGTGGAGCACTTGCCCGGCTCTCTGTCGTTTTCGTCGATCACGGAGCAGCATAACATGTGCTTGTGCCACTCGAGTCTCTTCGACACAATTCTGTTCTTGTGGTATGTTCCGTACCGCTACGTCGACAAGGTGAAGACCTTTTTCAAAGCGAGCCTGTGCAATCTTCCCCTGTTTGGCACCGTGATTGTTCTGTGCGGCCACTTCCCTGTCTACTTCAGCTCCACGGACGCGAACTCGTTCTCAGTCGACAAGGACAAGCaggctgccgtcgccgctgacgTCGAGAACTGGGTGAAGCAGGGTAAGAGCCTTTGCTTCTACCCAGAGGGCATGGTGAACCGCACACCGGAGGTGCTCAAGGACTTCCGACTCGGCAGCTTCAAAACGATCCTGGCGCACAAGATGCCCTTGTATTACTGCGTCACCTACGGCAACCACGAGGTATGGCCGCCGTCCTTGAAGGGCTTGCCGGGTTACCCGGCGGATGTGTACGTGTACATCGGCAAGTACCAGTACTGCGCGGACAAGGTGGACGCGCTGGCACTCGCGACggggctgcgcgaggagatGCAGAAGCACCTGGACGAGATGTTGGCGCTGCGGGAGAAGCGGGGGTACAAACCCTGGTGGAAGCGGTTCGCCGCAAAAGCCTAG
- a CDS encoding hypothetical protein (previous protein_id=AAZ09686.1), protein MFNPYDPRRVFIDPNPSSASISFPYASATDSAQVPHGPLPEGNILYLTPPYPSQVSRTPSASNSITEFSNSQLLGIHSAKHKTGETSTAATIGTPATNAASVSLVNLMQPPQPPSNVSYDPARMSSSTATPFSRYPATQPGFSQPNTPMQATQPQMLQQPFVLQAHSPSQPFTASSAAATPPARQRLMLISGPAPATSMNPFYPYQAAAGTTAAMQSGSSHQPPSTTTQLISPLPLTSPTSQGHSGSGNFAYVVESGSPAPLLAYSVSQPSFVRVASQPWPPAAAVPMLSSASGTPTMAPRESTLGVDAASLQSPTQQPFATSAAMGSQSHCPGSFLASPEAGPTSTSPARAGGTTAAAGGSPDGMQPAALGVRNFSAPEPVGSCLLPNVPLDPIIPPLALPCPRWGKLPRS, encoded by the coding sequence ATGTTTAATCCATACGATCCACGAAGGGTCTTCATCGATCCGAACCCGAGTAGCGCCTCTATCTCTTTTCCGTACGCTTCTGCCACAGACTCTGCCCAGGTGCCACATGGGCCCCTGCCTGAGGGCAACATTTTGTATCTGACGCCGCCTTATCCCTCACAGGTGTCCAGGACCCCATCGGCTTCCAACAGCATAACAGAGTTCTCCAATTCGCAGCTGCTGGGGATTCACTCGGCGAAGCACAAGACCGGCGAGACATCCACCGCGGCTACCATTGGCACCCCAGCCACCAACGCCGCGTCCGTTTCCCTTGTGAACTTAATGCAGCCCCCACAGCCGCCGTCTAACGTCTCGTACGATCCTGCTCGGATGAGCAGTAGCACAGCGACGCCTTTCTCACGATACCCCGCAACGCAGCCAGGGTTCTCGCAGCCCAACACACCCATGCAGGCCACGCAGCCACAGATGCTGCAGCAACCATTCGTGCTGCAGGCCCACTCTCCCTCGCAACCCTTTACCGCATCgagcgccgcagccacccCGCCGGCGAGGCAGAGGCTCATGCTCATCTCTGGTCCCGCCCCGGCGACGTCGATGAACCCCTTCTACCCGTATCAGGCCGCGGCAGGCACTACCGCGGCTATGCAGAGCGGCTCTTCCCATCAGCCGCCCTCGACGACTACTCAGCTTATTTCACCTCTGCCACTCACCTCGCCCACCTCACAAGGACACTCCGGGAGTGGAAACTTCGCATACGTGGTGGAGTCCGGCTCACCTGCTCCGCTTCTCGCGTATTCGGTGTCTCAGCCGTCCTTTGTCCGCGTCGCCAGCCAGCCCTggccgcctgccgcagccgtgccCATGCTATCGAGCGCCTCGGGAACGCCGACGATGGCACCGCGTGAGAGCACCTTGGGCGTCGACGCGGCCTCGCTACAGTCTCCAACGCAACAGCCGTTTGCCACATCGGCCGCTATGGGGTCACAGAGTCACTGCCCCGGCTCTTTTCTTGCCTCCCCGGAAGCGGGCCCAACCAGCACGTCTCCCGCGCGCGCCGGGGgcacgacggcagcagcgggcggctCGCCAGACGGCATGCAGCCTGCGGCCCTTGGTGTACGAAATTTCTCTGCACCAGAGCCTGTAGGAAGCTGCCTGTTACCGAACGTGCCCCTCGACCCCATCATCCCACCACTAGCTCTGCCTTGTCCGCGGTGGGGCAAGCTTCCGCGTTCGTAG